The Nostoc sp. 'Lobaria pulmonaria (5183) cyanobiont' genome window below encodes:
- a CDS encoding iron uptake porin has product MQKFCKYLLVSPAICGVMLFVNTATFAGEISNTSEINQPQVLANPDTKAKNIAPDQTMAQVTSVSQFSDVQPTDWAFQALQSLVERYGCIAGYPNSTYRGNRALTRYEFAAGLNACLDRVNELIATATGDLVNKQDLATLQKLQEDFSAELATLRGRVDAVEVRSAELEANRFSTTTKLQGEVVAVVSDVLSGNTVNGAEITDENTTLGLRARIELVTSFTGKDTLFTRIQADNILSPNIGTPEGNLFFAGEDGTTNAFIDALYYKFPLGEKTQVTALANAAAADDITSTVNLFDGDGSFGALSTFGTRNPIYGQINGAGLAVTHEFSDKLALSLGYLSGTANDPTPNNGLFNGSYGALAQLTVKPSDRISIGLTYINSYNQPLLTGSNAATFQDIAAIQGLPEEQVGFSSNSYGVEASIGITDNIVLGGWAGYTNSQSLRGTRGDVDIWNYAVTLGFPDLGKKGNLAGIIAGMEPKVTSSNIAGLDSDPDTSYHLEAFYQYKLSDNITITPGVIWLTSPDHNDTNDDVVIGALRTTFSF; this is encoded by the coding sequence ATGCAAAAATTCTGTAAATATCTGCTAGTTAGTCCAGCAATCTGCGGTGTAATGCTATTTGTGAATACTGCTACATTTGCAGGTGAAATATCCAACACGTCTGAAATCAATCAACCACAAGTTTTAGCTAATCCAGACACAAAAGCTAAGAACATAGCGCCAGATCAGACAATGGCGCAAGTTACCTCTGTGTCTCAATTTTCGGATGTACAACCAACTGACTGGGCATTCCAAGCATTGCAGTCCTTAGTTGAGCGCTATGGCTGCATTGCAGGATACCCAAATAGCACTTATCGCGGTAATCGGGCATTAACGCGATATGAGTTTGCTGCTGGTTTGAATGCTTGTCTCGATCGCGTTAACGAACTTATTGCTACAGCCACTGGCGATTTAGTTAACAAACAAGATTTAGCCACATTACAAAAGCTGCAAGAAGATTTTTCCGCAGAACTGGCGACACTCCGAGGTCGTGTGGATGCAGTAGAAGTACGCAGTGCTGAATTGGAGGCGAATCGGTTTTCAACCACAACCAAACTGCAAGGAGAAGTTGTCGCAGTCGTCAGCGATGTTTTGTCAGGAAATACAGTTAACGGTGCGGAAATTACAGATGAGAATACAACTTTAGGGTTACGGGCGCGGATAGAATTGGTGACCAGCTTTACAGGAAAAGATACGCTGTTCACCAGAATCCAGGCTGATAATATTCTCAGCCCTAACATTGGTACACCAGAGGGTAACTTATTCTTTGCTGGCGAGGATGGTACTACTAATGCTTTTATAGATGCCTTGTATTACAAATTCCCTCTGGGTGAAAAAACACAGGTTACTGCTCTTGCCAACGCAGCGGCAGCAGATGATATTACCAGTACTGTCAATCTCTTTGATGGTGATGGCTCCTTTGGTGCTTTGTCCACCTTTGGTACACGCAACCCAATTTATGGCCAGATAAATGGCGCGGGGTTGGCAGTAACGCATGAGTTCAGTGATAAATTGGCACTGAGTCTAGGGTATTTGAGTGGTACAGCTAATGACCCTACGCCCAATAATGGTTTGTTTAATGGTTCTTACGGGGCGTTGGCGCAGCTAACGGTTAAACCAAGCGATCGCATTTCTATCGGTTTAACTTACATCAATTCCTACAACCAACCACTACTCACAGGTAGTAATGCCGCCACTTTCCAGGATATAGCAGCTATCCAGGGTTTACCAGAAGAGCAAGTAGGATTTTCCAGTAATTCTTACGGTGTCGAAGCATCAATTGGCATCACTGATAACATTGTCTTGGGTGGTTGGGCTGGATACACCAACAGCCAAAGCTTAAGAGGAACCCGTGGAGATGTTGATATTTGGAACTATGCTGTCACTCTTGGCTTCCCTGACCTCGGTAAAAAAGGTAACTTAGCAGGTATCATTGCTGGTATGGAGCCGAAAGTGACAAGTTCTAATATTGCAGGGTTGGATAGCGATCCTGATACATCCTATCATCTTGAGGCTTTCTATCAGTATAAGCTGAGTGACAATATCACCATTACTCCTGGAGTTATCTGGTTAACATCTCCAGATCACAACGACACTAATGATGATGTTGTTATTGGTGCATTGAGAACCACATTCAGTTTCTAA
- a CDS encoding pentapeptide repeat-containing protein — protein sequence MKSQILSAVAFLTTISLTTPVQAANSEHVKQLLATKQCQNCDLTSAGLVMADLSGANLSGANLTGANLSRANLSGADLRGANLSGASLFGVNLSEAKFNGANLTGADLRNTYLANAELTGAYLNGTNFQGAVGIPSQIASPAEFYALGVAEGQKGNQQQAISYFNQAIAIKPEYADAYLARGVARYQILDRQGAFQDAQVAEKFFTSQSNSTGTLTAQAFIKELQTPINEKVSTGKPNFLDFLGSIGSVLLQFFPF from the coding sequence ATGAAAAGCCAAATTCTAAGCGCAGTTGCATTTTTAACCACGATTAGTTTGACAACACCCGTACAAGCAGCAAATTCTGAACATGTTAAACAGTTATTAGCAACGAAACAATGTCAAAACTGTGATTTGACGAGTGCAGGTTTAGTGATGGCTGACTTATCTGGAGCCAATTTGAGCGGTGCTAATCTCACAGGTGCTAACCTCAGCCGCGCAAACTTGAGCGGCGCAGATTTGCGGGGTGCAAACTTAAGTGGTGCGAGTTTATTTGGCGTTAACCTAAGCGAAGCTAAATTTAATGGGGCAAATTTGACGGGTGCTGATTTGAGAAATACTTATTTAGCAAATGCAGAACTGACTGGCGCTTACTTGAATGGGACTAACTTTCAAGGTGCAGTTGGTATACCATCACAAATTGCTTCACCAGCAGAATTTTATGCTTTGGGTGTAGCAGAAGGGCAAAAAGGCAACCAACAGCAAGCAATCAGTTATTTTAATCAAGCGATCGCAATTAAACCAGAATATGCAGATGCTTATCTAGCTCGTGGTGTCGCCCGTTACCAAATACTAGATAGACAAGGTGCATTCCAAGATGCTCAAGTTGCAGAAAAATTTTTTACATCCCAAAGCAACAGTACTGGAACCCTAACAGCCCAAGCTTTTATCAAAGAACTGCAAACGCCCATTAATGAAAAGGTAAGTACTGGTAAGCCCAACTTCCTTGACTTTTTGGGAAGTATTGGCTCAGTCTTGCTTCAGTTCTTCCCTTTTTAA
- a CDS encoding metal ABC transporter ATP-binding protein has translation MTNDIPILKVEGLTVYQGSYLAVRDVSFELLPGTDTAIVGPNGAGKSTLVKAVLDLIPRSAGTIEILGRPIARLGHLRHTLGYMPQNFIFDRSFPISVSELVGLGWTKEGKKKNLFFSKLWRQDREKSAAVTEALRRTDAYHLQHQAIGTLSGGQLKRVLLAYCLVMPRKLLVLDEAFAGVDVQGAADFYALLNELKREEAWTVLQVSHDIDMVNRHCDRVLCLNQSIVCTGKPEIALSPQNLLATYGPGFSRYQHQH, from the coding sequence ATGACTAATGACATTCCTATTTTGAAAGTAGAAGGATTAACTGTTTATCAAGGCAGCTATCTAGCTGTTCGAGATGTTTCCTTTGAATTATTGCCAGGAACAGATACAGCCATTGTTGGCCCCAATGGTGCTGGTAAAAGTACCCTGGTAAAAGCGGTTTTAGATTTGATCCCTCGAAGTGCTGGGACGATTGAAATCTTGGGTCGTCCAATTGCCAGATTGGGGCATTTACGCCACACGTTGGGCTATATGCCGCAAAACTTCATTTTTGACCGCAGCTTTCCTATTTCTGTCAGCGAATTAGTAGGACTGGGATGGACTAAGGAAGGGAAAAAAAAGAATTTATTTTTTTCCAAGTTGTGGAGACAAGATCGAGAAAAATCGGCAGCAGTCACAGAAGCTTTACGGCGAACTGATGCTTATCATTTACAGCATCAAGCTATTGGTACTCTTAGTGGCGGTCAACTCAAACGGGTTTTATTGGCTTATTGTTTGGTAATGCCTCGGAAACTCTTAGTACTAGATGAAGCCTTTGCTGGTGTTGATGTGCAGGGTGCAGCAGATTTTTACGCTTTGTTAAATGAATTAAAGCGAGAGGAAGCTTGGACAGTATTACAAGTTTCTCACGATATTGATATGGTCAATCGCCATTGCGATCGCGTGCTTTGCCTGAACCAAAGCATTGTTTGTACTGGTAAGCCAGAAATTGCCCTTTCACCGCAAAACCTGTTAGCAACCTACGGCCCAGGTTTCAGTCGCTACCAGCACCAACATTAA
- a CDS encoding metal ABC transporter substrate-binding protein, with product MATGCSQSDPNQGTASEQSPRVQEAASTPQAQSGKTKVVATFLPIYLFTKAVAGDVADVEILVPPGTEVHEYQATPANVKAIATAKVLVKNGLGLEEFLEGTVKNAQNPKLTEIDASKGIKPLNEISPVVKTAPDEKDHEHSQGNPHVWLDPVLAKQQVTNIRDGLIAADPSNKATYEANTTAYIKELESLNSEFQQTLQKNPSCTFITFHDAFPYLAKRYNLKQVAVVQIPEDQLSPTDVQNAVNAVKKYKVKALFSEPGVDNKLLISLSKDLKLNLRTLDSLETGETDPQHYFKAMKANLQTLETSCK from the coding sequence ATGGCTACTGGGTGTAGCCAATCGGATCCAAATCAGGGAACAGCTTCCGAACAGTCGCCGCGAGTACAGGAAGCTGCTTCTACCCCACAGGCACAGTCTGGAAAAACTAAAGTAGTAGCGACATTTTTGCCGATATATTTGTTTACTAAGGCAGTAGCTGGGGATGTGGCAGATGTAGAAATTCTAGTGCCACCTGGTACGGAGGTACATGAATACCAAGCGACACCAGCAAATGTAAAAGCGATCGCTACTGCTAAGGTGTTAGTAAAAAATGGTTTAGGTTTGGAGGAATTTCTGGAAGGTACTGTCAAAAATGCCCAAAATCCCAAATTAACTGAAATTGATGCTAGTAAAGGTATTAAACCCTTAAATGAAATTTCACCTGTCGTGAAAACGGCGCCAGATGAAAAAGACCACGAACATAGTCAGGGTAATCCTCACGTTTGGTTAGATCCAGTTTTAGCAAAACAGCAGGTAACAAATATTCGGGATGGATTAATTGCTGCCGACCCTTCTAACAAAGCTACTTACGAAGCAAATACTACAGCTTATATTAAAGAATTAGAAAGTTTAAACAGCGAATTTCAGCAGACTTTGCAGAAAAATCCCAGTTGCACCTTTATTACCTTTCATGATGCATTTCCATATTTAGCCAAACGCTATAACCTCAAGCAAGTTGCTGTGGTGCAAATTCCCGAAGATCAACTTTCACCAACAGATGTCCAAAATGCCGTCAACGCTGTGAAAAAATACAAAGTTAAAGCTTTATTTAGCGAACCAGGAGTAGATAATAAACTGCTGATCAGCCTCTCTAAAGACTTGAAATTAAATTTGCGTACTCTGGATTCTCTAGAAACTGGCGAAACAGATCCACAGCATTATTTCAAGGCAATGAAAGCTAATTTGCAAACTTTGGAAACATCATGTAAATAG
- a CDS encoding TenA family protein, producing MTNDLSKELWAANQDLAQACLEHPFVRGIGDGTLERAKFAYYVGQDAFFLEAFARAYSIAAAKAPDWLGFTTFHNLASGVLEELRLHSGYAFEWGVNLHSVEPASATRRYTDFLLATAWSKDVGLTAAAMSPCMRLYAFLGEKLACNGIPNHQYADWIRTYSSTDFQALTQQLENLVDNYAATNSVVHSTYRYAMFCERDFFEAAWMFS from the coding sequence ATGACAAATGACTTATCTAAAGAATTATGGGCAGCAAATCAAGACTTAGCCCAAGCTTGCCTAGAGCATCCTTTCGTTCGAGGCATTGGTGATGGTACTCTTGAGCGAGCTAAATTTGCTTACTACGTAGGGCAAGATGCTTTTTTCTTAGAAGCTTTTGCGCGTGCCTACAGTATCGCCGCAGCTAAAGCACCAGACTGGTTAGGTTTCACCACATTTCATAATTTAGCTAGTGGAGTTTTAGAAGAACTGCGGCTGCATAGTGGCTATGCTTTTGAGTGGGGAGTCAATTTGCATTCTGTAGAACCTGCATCTGCCACCCGTCGCTATACTGATTTTTTGTTAGCAACTGCTTGGAGCAAAGATGTGGGTTTAACTGCTGCGGCGATGTCTCCCTGTATGCGTTTGTATGCCTTTTTAGGAGAAAAATTGGCTTGTAACGGTATTCCTAATCATCAATATGCAGATTGGATTCGTACTTATAGCAGTACAGATTTTCAAGCACTAACACAACAATTAGAAAATTTGGTTGACAATTATGCCGCTACCAATTCTGTTGTGCATTCAACTTATCGTTATGCGATGTTTTGTGAGCGCGACTTTTTTGAAGCTGCGTGGATGTTCAGTTGA